acgtatgactattgtaagatggctattgggtaaaatttcgagatgaaatttattttaaggggaggagaattgtaacacccctatgttcgatagtgcattttactgttccagtgaccagtgtttgtccggacagctaggatgcctagaactacatttaaatgttagtgaggagacataaaataataaaatacaagaaaggaaaatacaagaaaaaaaaagaaaaaataatagcaatgaaatgtaaccaatttaaatgagctgaaaaccgtagtgatgggtgaccgtaccaggaagttatggcgcaggcaatagctgactctgggaccacggggaaccctcaaaattaaaatttcaggaggtaagtaaaggtttattgattgacaggagaattatcaaagaaaaattaataaattagtacaaagaaaaatgaaaaatcgagaaacagacaaaaatcggtgttactgaaaaatcgggaatacaacccgaataggggcattgtggtcatttgacaccccgagttgtcttttgacctaaatgtccattaaaaataaatgatattaaaccttgaatatatcatgaaaattaaaatggtagtacataaattaaatagaaaaagaaatgaggtaaaatgtgggaatttagaaactttggaataaataaccattatatTACATTAGTGCTCTACTAACATCAATTCATGGACACATATGTAAGCCATTTGGGACAGATTTCATCCACTAACTCCATCTTCATCTTCCACCTTTTCTTCAAGCCGAACCAAGCTCCCAAATTGTCATCCATGGTCGCCCACTTTTCAACCCTCCTTGCACTTTTCATCTAGCCACCATTTCcttaagagttcttcattaaagttgcagtatacaccttgggcagcagtttgggagcaagaagggagagatttcaaggagttttgataagctccacttgaggtacatgttcatttcttcatcctttctccattaaaacttgtgtgggtgttgtggtgaatggatttatggaaggaaagttaaagtttggtgagttatgatgatgctccatttcggtagccatggaacttcatattGTATAGCTTGTttgtgcatgtaaatggtagtttgagatgttgaattaagtgtttaaatgtattgaagttaatttacatgtataaagtttgaatggtgagcttgaaagtggaaatggaagtttgatgtgaatgtgttacttgggtagcctcataatggaaattggtaatgtttaaattcatgaaatgttgttggagtattgtacaaaaaaatggcagcacatgtgtgtggaatagtagtgataaggtatgTGAATTGATGATGaaagtatgtgtgataattagaagtatttatgtgtatatattgttggattTGGACTTGGTGAATTGTGATTGTATTTGGTACATTTTGAAgtagttatattctgtccaagttgacatataatgtaaagaattgaatggttttggttagtgcaaAATGCAGAATATtgtggggaagtgaagatgtaattggtaaatatgtgtttggtttggtgcttaaaaggcatgtagagggcaatgtgcaaatgagcctataaccctaagtgtgtgactccaattagtatgaggccaattggaggtgaaactaagcataaaatgtgccaactttcatgaagaaagtctacctaaattctgtccagaaagtgacttgaaaaatgaccaaatcatgATTAGcgacttgaaaacctgaaaactgaccatttgggcagcagttagtgttttggtcataactcactcaaaacaggtccaaatgacctgaaatatttacaatgaatagattagacataaaACTACAActcgtatgaagacaccaaaacccagaaatgaccataagcaagtcaaaaggcttgcacaagttcgggtataaaaactgccagaaccagaaatgacctaaaagtgacctaaaattaaccaaatcttgcactaaaggtgaaatctgtccagctttagtaaattgaccatatcttggtctatacaactcagaatgacctaaaattttacctcgagtgcaataagacatagagctacaattttgcttctttgaccaaaagctaaaaaccaagagaaataggactttaagctagactaatctagcacacaaaaaattgagaattcgacatttacatacaatgatgcttgaagcaatttggcaatgaatgccaacttgtaaaaattgtaaattgcactgtattggtagcatattgaaatgcaaaaatgtgacatattgataacattaaaatttattcccctagagtgcattaaaggtcaacattataggttgactaaggaaagcaatagtattaaataaattaattattgaaccttattgttagagacagtttaactgagtactgaaacacttcgaattgtgtgttttagttgaaaaggatattgaaaagcataaggaacattgagtcaaggcctagaggtgactcaaaccaagtctgtgcacaatattttttatattcactgcttttactagaaaatttatttggagaaatgagttatgaataatatttgattgttttggctttgggaattttatttggaaattattgtgttgcctactttataaatggaaattttgagataaaaagtgaattgtggtttgtatgaaatatttaaatgttgtgatttggaattgttttgattcacacttggcatgataatattactatgttcctcctccatttatggggtgagtatgattatattcctccctctttgacttatcagtctgaggtgagtactcattagctagctagccacctccctcaatgatttcgattattagggtgagtatgtcttgttgtggtgtacaacacggcatgtttggaaaagtttgtgtcatgacctaagttgtgttattgattggcaatactgtgctattaaattgtttgatcaaatttgtgttatatgagctttgaaaattgtgacatgaaaatgtgaatcatttgaattgtgaattgtcaataaatattttatataccacattttaaattgttattatgcaccattgagtaaattttactcagtgatagctttttcattgctgtcgcaagtagacagatggacagagcagcagagtaggctgcttgtgctacattttgagatttcaccgggtatattgagtataccatcttttggtagtttttgttataatatatgtgctctgtatgtatatattgtacttagtcttgaaCAGTtgcaaactaaaattgtaaattattttggcataTAAAGTATtatgacatatttctcttatttcagcttttggaaacactagaaaattgttgttgaattgagttgacaaatgttgagaaatttattgtgttaaactattattggagtttgggattgaagagacatattagaagtgctttttacaggttttgggAAGAACTATTtaattcaaaatacagatagcactctgccaaaatttttacaaaaatcacTTATatttagatttgttatttggtttcaaagtagtaaaagaaaatttttaacacctgtcaatagtgctcaccactgtaaaaagaagtaagaaaagatttaaaatcccttgtagtgtatttcatgggttattagtagatgaagtttggtaattcattaggtatactatgggatcatgttatgccttacggaggggtaatgtGTGACAAGCAATGGTGCCAAAAACTTATTATGCAAAATCCAATAAGTGCATGGatcattaataaataataaagtagtgagtagagtatcattcccataaGGAATTTGTGAGTACCAGACTAAATAGCAAATTTTAACTATTTAGACTTCCGAATATAATGATAATAagaattaaaactaaaattaactAAAGCCAATGAGAATTACGAAAGTGAagcaataaaataaaatcaagaaaaCAAGCAATGAAAACAATTCCAGAATTACGGATTCACACATCAACCTATTACTAGTCTATtctcattcattcaataaattGAAAGATTGTCACTTTGAAGGAAGTTAATCCTAAgctctcaaggtgtattttaattaacctaaaccctacttttgtggtgatcaatcttaattaGGACCCTTTAAGCTTTTTGATTAATCATGCACTCGATTTTGAATTTCAACCTATCTCAAATTAATATCTCAAATCATAACTAGTTAGAGCtctacacatagcatgcattaagatcataagaaattgaatcaaacaaTGAAattctaaatttattaaataaaatcgaTGTAAATCCATAATAGAGTTGAAAGTGTTACATCCCTAATCTTAGAATTAAGAGAACTACTCACTAATGGTGAGTTCAACAAtcaacatgaaattaaaataataattataaagcatctaaagaaataaaataaagaaacctAAGTAGAAGACTCTGCAGCTTTGAACTTTTGAAACTTTGGTTGTGAATCTCTCCTTAGAATCTTGTGCAAATCTCTCCAAATTTGTCAAAAAACTAGGTTAGAATGTAAAGAACGTGATCCTTGGCTTGTTCTTAAATTCTTGTATTTATATCTAGTATAAAAACCTTTAATTCAAAGTCGTAGAGGCCTTAGAAGTCTGTCCGAGTTATGCAAAACTGAGTTAGAGTTGATTTAGAGTCTGAGCTAGGGCATTTTATACGGCCAGTGCTTCATTACACGGGGCAAGCCGTGTAACTCTCTAGAGTCCTTAAAAGCCTTTGAATCTTGATTGGTAGAAAGTTACATAAGCTGGGGACTTTTACACGAGTTcctttacatggcccgtgtacttgtTATCCTTAGCATTTATCTTGGCAGATTGTTACACGGCTAGAACACCCAGTGCATGACCTGTGTAATTTTCCACAATGTAGAATCCATTCCTTTTTGACTTTCCAACTATTCAAGTGTGTTCTAGGCCTTAGAATTGCATAAATTCACCGGATAAAAAcacaaaaaataagaaattaatccaAGACAACCAAAAATATCAAAAAGTAAAGAAACTAACTAAAAACTATGCAATTAACTACTtaaatgtaatgaaatgcaacataaaagTACCTTAAAATACCAATGAGATATAAGAACTTGCAGAGGAATTACATGGAGAAGATGAGTTGTGTTCTTGGGTTCTTGTGGGAATGATGAGCAAAGTGCTTAGGTAGAGAAGAAACAGGGATGTGATTTCTCATATATGcaaatatgaaaaattataaatttatcatatttGCATCTGATGGGCTTTGGGAGCACATTATAAACTAAGAGGTTATGGAGATTGTGTATAATTATCTAAGTGATTTTAAGGAATTACAAGAAGTCTTGTTAAAATGGCTTTAAAAAAGACATCTAGAAAGAGGGAGATGAGATATGATGATCTTAAGACAATTTATAGACCATGAATTGCTGAGTAAAAATATCATTGTACTAGAGGTATCAATACTTGGTTTTATTAACGCTCTTGGACCATCAAATTTTAACTTTCTCCATGGAAATTGATGGTATTTGAAGTAGCATGCATTACATGAAATAGTAGCTTTGGCTACTGAAGAGCTTAGTAAGCTTCTGCTTTTATTCTTCTTCTACTCTCTCTAAATCATCTAAGTATTGTTCCCTTACCTGCCCTCTCTTTTTTCTTCCCAATTTTTTTCCCAAATTTAATCTCGTTCATGTGGCTTAATTTCTTTTTGTTATGTGCTTTATGGTGATAATCCTTGCATGGaagctacttttttttttttttttaaaacatgtTGAACTTTGTACACACAAGTTTGTAAAAATCATACATGATGGTTCAATAATTTTCAATAGTAAGTGGGAGGCATAGGAATGTtatgagaaaaagaagaagaagaagaagaaaagagatgACATGATGGAGAAGGTGTGATTAAGATTGAGATAGGATAGAGATAGAGAATGAGTAGGTCCGTTTATTTCCCTAGAATATTTTTGTTAAGGTTAGCAGAGGCAGAGGGagataagagaaaggaaaagggTTGAGGGAAGGACAAAGAGAGAATCTTGCTAGCGTGGAGTGTCATTATATAAGCCAAGAATTTCACCTTCACTTACTTGTAAACGCATGAGGTTGACCTATCTGCTGCCTATGCAAATTTATGTttaagtaataaattttaattgagttgaggTGTGAGATAGCCAAAAAGAAAAGTTCAAGTGTCTATTAAGCAAAAAGGGAATAGCTTAGTTGTTTAGGGATTTATtttactaatatattttttttaaaatttaaggggGGAAGGCAATTGAATATCCTATCTGCTCGCTGTGTCACCATCAGTCGAAAGATATTGAgcatttgccttttttttttttctttttttttgtcccCATGCCTAGGTAACATTGTTTGGGTCATCTTTGGGTCACATTCTAGGAACTAGTGGTTTTGGATCTTTTAATCATTAGTGGAGCATGGCTTTTAGGACGACAAATGCAAGTGATAAAAGAGAATTAAAGGTAGCAAGGCTATTGTGTTGGCACATTTGGAAATCCCGTAGCACGGTAGTGTTTGATTTATCTTCCCTTGATCCTATTTTGATAATAAGAAAGGTCCATAATGCTCTTGATGAACTGTTCAATCTCGCTACATGGATAAGGAGTTAGCCTCTCATAATCAAATTTGGACCCCTTTTCTTCAGATTGTGCATGTGAAGATCAACATTGATGTTTCTTTTAGTGCAGAATCCTTTATGGCTATTTATGATGTGATTTCAAGGAAGGCTGATGGCCATGTGTTTGATGGCTGTGCTCCTCAGTTTATCAATCACTCTCCCTTGGGGGCAGAGGCACGTGCACTTAGAGCAACCTGCAATTTCATTATGAAAAGAGGATTATCTCATGTTGTTATTGAAACCGACTCCCTGCAATTGGTTTAGTTATTTTCCTCACGTTCTTTGCCTTTTCCTTGGAGGTAGAGCCGTTCACTCGTGATATTCTAAGTTTCTGTTAGGCAAAAAATATCCCCTGAATAGCTAATAGATGTGCTCACTGGGTTGCTAACAATGCTTGAGTAGGTTGTTTGTTAATGGGTGGATCTCTAAACCCTATATCAGTTAGAATTACTGTTGTAGCAAGATAGGATGTATATTTCTAATGAATGAAGGTGATATGTTtttgttaaattaatttttacaaattgtAGTAAATTATAGAATTTAAATGATTGAAGGTAATAAGTTTTTGGTAGAATTGCTGGAATTTCATAATGAAAAAGGATTCTCTCATGTTGTTGTTGAAACAGACTCCCTGCAATTGGTCCAGTTACTTTCCGCCCTTTGCCTTTTCCTTGGAGGTAGAGCCATTTACTCGTGATATTCTAAGTATCTATTCAAACCATCCTCTTTATGAGGCAAAATATATCCCCTGAATAGCTAATAGACGTGCTCACTGGGTTAATGACAATGCTCGAGCAGGTTGTTTGTTAATGGGGTGGATCTCTAAACCCCATATCAGTTAAATTGCTGTTATAGCAGGGTAGCATGTATATTTCTCATGAATGAAGGTGATATGTTtttgttaaattaatttttacaaattgtattaaattatagaatttaaataaataataaaacaaaaaaatctTCACAAAAGGAGAATGGTAGATTACTTTATTTGTTTAAAGGTTAATTGGAAAAAAGAACCAAAATTTTATGGGTAATCATAATTGtagctaaaattttaaattttgtgtaTTATAGACAAACTTTAGTTAGTTGTCACAATTGTGATTAAAGGCACTAAATTGaatttgaaaaaattaataataaattacaatATGATCTTTGaagttatatttaattaataaagtagtctattaatttaaattttgtataataaatagaaaatttaaatataaaatttaaattaatgaattattttttaatcaaataaaactttaaagattatattataattttttgttaacttttttaaatttagtttaatttttttttattacaattgtGTCATTTAATTAAGTTTTGACTATAATacacaatttttaaattttggctaCCATTATATTAcatataaagttttttttttctcaattggctttttgttaaaaaataataataaaagataaaaaaatgtTTATTAGATAaaacttatataatttttaataaaaagagCAAACATAGTTGGCTTCACTGGGAAAATATTATATCGCCATCCAAATGACATCTCTCTCATTTCCAAGCAGTTGTTAGTACGCCAATTAAAGGGTGGTAGTTCCGCTGACTCCGTCCACCAGCTTACTCTTCCTCTGCTTTTGCCGTTTCCTTTACGTCAcagttttatttattttcttatacAAAGACCAAACCTAAAGTAAACTACAAGTTCTGAATTTCTCTCTTTTCATCTGTGGACTGCTGCAAAGTCTCCTCTCCACAAACGTCcccatttctcttttctctcggTCAAGCAGAGCAAGAATAAACCAAACAAACCCAAAACCTTTTGTTTTGTATGATTATTGGTAATGACGATCATTTGCATGGCTCGTTTGGGAAAACTTTTGTTTTTATTTCTGGTATCAGAACTTCTGGGGAGCTTTGTGTTTGGTCGTTTTGTGGTGGAGAAGAGTAGCATAAGTGTGTTGTCTCCATTGAGTTTAAGATCAAAACATGACAGTGCAATAGGCAACTTTGGTTTACCAGATTATGGCGGGTTCTTGGTGGGTTCTGCCATGTATCATGAGAAAGAAGGTTTAGGGTGCCAGCCTTTTGATGGTGATAAGCCTTTCAGGTCTAAGACTCCTCGTCCAACCATTCTTCTTCTTGATCGTGGAGGTATTTCTTGTTTCTCTTCTTTTATGCAATCACTTGCCGTCGCTATTAAATTGCTGAATTTTGATTGATTAAAATGTTATATTtataaaagttaattaatttGTTATGAATTTGATCGATAACGTTAATTATTGTCCTTCAATGCATCTCTTTGTATATTTCTTACTGATCTTCAAATTAAAGCTTCGTCTCTTTCTTGTTACTCTTGGCTTTAACCTTGCAATTGTGTTCCTTGACTTTTACATTGACCAGGATTATTCACTTGATCTTGATGAATTGTTAGATAAGATAAAATTATTCTTATCAATTTCATCATGCTATTTTGCATAAATATCCGTCAATGATTCAATATTGTCCTTCTAGGAGAAACTGAAATTCAGCTATTGGATCTGTGTAGTTTAATGGGCACAaaatgtttttgttttttttttttttcatcacacTGACTATGTCCCTTGACCCACGGAAACAGTCTCTTTGCAAAGCAGGGTAAGGCTGCATACATCAACGTTTCTTGGGGCCACTTGTGGATGCTTTGTGTACTGGATCGACCTTTTTCTTTCACTTAAAAAAAGACTCCCAAATTTTTTGAGCTTTAACTTTATGGTATTAGAATAGCCCATGAGGTTTTGAGTTCGCAATCAactagaaaaaggaaaagaatccCAAAGGTTGGTTCAGCAATAAGTAACTTACAGTGTATAGAGTTGGAGTCCTACTTACCATAGCCTAGAGTAAGAGACATATCTGTATCCAGTGGCCCAATTTACAGAGTTAATCTTAAGATTTCTTCTTAACATAGGTGCAATGTGGtctctccttgttcttgcctttGCCATCTTCCATTTTCAGAGATTGATGACATAGCAACTAGTGATCTTCAAAAGCTTCTTCAAATTACTGTTTTCACTTCTTGGTATCTTGTGCTTTGTTGTTGTTGAAATCAATGTACGAAGGATAGTACTTTCAGAAAGATTTGAAATCATAATGTTCAATAAGTAGTCCTCTATGATCAAGTCTACTGTTTGCTTTCATAAAAATAGAGATTCCCGTTTTTATATTCCCAAATTTGAATTTTGAtcatttattttttcttcttGGAAATGTAGAATGCTATTTTGCTTTGAAAGTATGGAATGCTCAGCAGGCTGGAGCTGCAGCAGTGTTAGTGGTTGATCGTATAGATGAGCCACTAATAACTATGGACTCCCCTGAGGCAAGTGGTAATTCACAAGGGTATGTAGAGAAGATCCAAATCCCATCAGCATTGATAGAGAGATCTTTTGGTGAGAGCTTGAAGCAAGCCTTGAAGAATGGAGAAGATGTCGTGATCAAACTGGACTGGCGAGAGTCGGTGCCCCATCCTGACCAGAGAGTTGAGTATGAGCTTTGGACAAACAGCAATGATGAATGTGGGACTCGATGCGATGAACAGATGCAATTCGTGAAGAGTTTCAAAGGTCATGCTCAGATCCTTGAGAAAGGAGGTTACACATTGTTTACACCGCACTATATTACGTGGTATTGCCCACAGGCTTTTATTCTTAGCAGTCAGTGCAAATCTCAGTGCATAAACCATGGGAGATACTGTGCACCTGATCCAGAACAGGATTTTGGGGAGGGATATCAGGGGAAAGATGTGGTGTATGAGAACTTGAGGCAGCTTTGTGTCCATAGAGTTGCCAATGAGAGCAGCCAATCTTGGGTATGGTGGGATTATGTGACAGATTTCCATATTAGGTGTTCCATGAAGAACAAGAGATATAGCAAAGAATGTGCTGAGGAAGTTCTGAAATCACTTGGTGAGTTCTCTTATGCGGTGCTGTTTTGTATAGAATCCTTCTTGGACCAGTTTTCTTATGCTTATAATTTATCAACACAGATCTGCCTATTGATAAGATTAAAAAGTGCATGGGTGATCCTGAAGCTGATGCGGAGAATGAAGTGCTGAAAACTGAGCAAGAACTCCAGGTCATAGTTGTTGTGTTTTTGACACATTTTCTATTAAACTCTTGGGCACACACAAGACACGCACACACAAGACGCACACCAAGAGATGCAGATGGCTTGTAAATTTATCGAACGTATACTGGCTGTACCTAATGTATCTTCTGTTGTTTTTGTTATGTTTTATGGACATTAGGTTGGGCGAGGATCTCGTGGTGATGTTACCATCTTACCAACTTTAGTTATTAACAATGTTCAGTATCGAGGTTTGTACACAAGGGCCATGTTGCAGTGTGAATGAATTATGTATCTTATCTGATTGTGTATTAATTGAAGTATACTGATTACTGAATGATTTTGTTCAGCACATTGAAATTTATAGGACATACTTTATAGTGTATTATCTTCTGTGTTGTGCAGCAAGTGCATTTGACTCTGAATTAATATGCTAGTGCTATTTCATAGTAGATCT
The sequence above is a segment of the Hevea brasiliensis isolate MT/VB/25A 57/8 chromosome 11, ASM3005281v1, whole genome shotgun sequence genome. Coding sequences within it:
- the LOC110663375 gene encoding vacuolar-sorting receptor 7, yielding MTIICMARLGKLLFLFLVSELLGSFVFGRFVVEKSSISVLSPLSLRSKHDSAIGNFGLPDYGGFLVGSAMYHEKEGLGCQPFDGDKPFRSKTPRPTILLLDRGECYFALKVWNAQQAGAAAVLVVDRIDEPLITMDSPEASGNSQGYVEKIQIPSALIERSFGESLKQALKNGEDVVIKLDWRESVPHPDQRVEYELWTNSNDECGTRCDEQMQFVKSFKGHAQILEKGGYTLFTPHYITWYCPQAFILSSQCKSQCINHGRYCAPDPEQDFGEGYQGKDVVYENLRQLCVHRVANESSQSWVWWDYVTDFHIRCSMKNKRYSKECAEEVLKSLDLPIDKIKKCMGDPEADAENEVLKTEQELQVGRGSRGDVTILPTLVINNVQYRGKLERTAVLKAICSGFKETTDPPICLSSDLETNECLERNGGCWQDNISNVTACKDTFRGRICECPVVKGVQYKGDGYASCEAFGPARCTINNGGCWSESKNGLTFSACSESQLSGCQCPEGFRGDGHDKCEDINECKERTACQCDGCSCKNTWGSYECKCKGDLLYIKEQDACIERNGSKFGWFLTFVVVAVVGGAGVAGYIFYKYRLRSYMDSEIMAIMSQYMPLDNQHNNEVPAEVQPLRQGTSV